A stretch of Kaistella flava (ex Peng et al. 2021) DNA encodes these proteins:
- a CDS encoding lipopolysaccharide biosynthesis protein encodes MSVVARQGFKYSLIGYFGFLLGTISAIFIFPYDMEFYGKLRYIMPTAEMLLPIVVFGLSFSTVKFFHQTKKDGKHQNLLSLSLTGILLNFVIFSILFFAFFLLFPQFQSLQLWKMKLLILPLILVMALSAVFNKYITNFKRIVVPNIFENLFPKIANLGAFTLFFFLGVSEKGSYGFFLGMFLLSLVGYFFYANKLEKITPDFSTDYVRKDNLWKEILNYSFYGFLGNIGNYIAFRVDNFMIGEFLNFEENGVYSIILSILSFILIPQMGLFNISAPIINKTIAEGEFEELDRFHKKTSLTLFFLGAVLFSCILVGFPYLSNFIKNGEQLRQAEPVVWILGFAMLFDLATGFNGHIISLSKHYRFNIVVMLFLAITTIVLNYLFLTKTEFGIIGIAMATAISLSLFNMIKIYFNYVKFKVFPLTIEMMYVFIICTLAITLAIIFPVTKSNLFNLLYKPAFVLIVIFGANHVMKIFPLEDYLNKKFFKSIFKF; translated from the coding sequence ATGAGTGTAGTTGCACGTCAAGGTTTTAAATATTCCTTAATCGGATATTTCGGTTTTTTACTCGGGACTATTTCTGCGATTTTCATTTTCCCGTACGACATGGAGTTTTACGGAAAGTTGCGCTACATTATGCCAACAGCAGAAATGCTTTTACCAATCGTAGTTTTTGGACTTTCTTTCTCTACCGTTAAGTTTTTTCATCAGACCAAAAAAGATGGTAAACATCAAAATCTATTATCTCTTTCTTTAACTGGAATTCTGCTGAATTTTGTCATTTTTTCCATCCTATTTTTCGCTTTCTTTTTATTGTTCCCACAATTCCAAAGTTTACAGTTGTGGAAAATGAAACTTTTAATTCTTCCACTTATTTTGGTAATGGCCTTGTCTGCTGTTTTCAATAAATATATTACCAATTTCAAAAGAATTGTTGTTCCTAATATTTTTGAAAATCTATTTCCAAAAATCGCCAATTTAGGAGCCTTTACTTTATTTTTCTTTTTGGGCGTTTCTGAAAAAGGATCGTACGGATTTTTCCTTGGAATGTTTCTATTATCGTTGGTAGGATATTTTTTCTACGCCAATAAACTGGAAAAAATCACACCTGATTTCAGTACGGATTATGTACGGAAAGACAACCTTTGGAAAGAAATTCTGAACTACAGCTTCTACGGTTTTCTAGGAAACATCGGAAATTATATCGCCTTCCGTGTCGATAATTTCATGATTGGTGAATTCTTAAATTTTGAAGAAAATGGAGTTTACAGTATTATTTTATCCATTCTCTCTTTTATCCTAATTCCACAAATGGGACTGTTTAATATATCCGCTCCGATTATTAATAAAACCATTGCTGAAGGGGAATTCGAAGAACTGGACCGTTTCCACAAAAAAACTTCTTTGACTTTATTCTTTCTAGGCGCAGTTCTATTTTCGTGCATATTAGTTGGATTTCCTTATTTAAGTAATTTCATCAAAAACGGCGAACAATTGCGTCAAGCCGAACCCGTTGTCTGGATTTTAGGATTCGCAATGTTATTTGATTTAGCCACTGGATTCAACGGACATATTATTTCGCTCTCAAAACATTACCGCTTCAATATTGTGGTGATGCTATTTCTAGCGATTACAACGATTGTATTGAACTATCTTTTCCTAACAAAAACAGAATTTGGTATTATTGGAATTGCAATGGCAACGGCGATTTCACTGAGCTTATTTAATATGATTAAAATTTATTTTAATTATGTTAAATTTAAAGTTTTCCCATTGACCATCGAGATGATGTACGTTTTTATCATCTGCACTTTAGCGATAACTTTGGCTATTATATTCCCGGTAACAAAAAGCAATTTGTTCAATCTCTTGTACAAACCAGCCTTTGTTTTAATCGTAATTTTTGGAGCTAATCATGTAATGAAGATCTTCCCACTTGAAGATTATCTGAATAAAAAGTTCTTTAAAAGCATCTTTAAATTCTAA
- a CDS encoding amidohydrolase, producing MEKRNRVLLIFMLCFGLISAQKNADLIITNAKIYTVNQNFDTVESMAISKGKIIAVGKSADILKNYKSSKVQDLQGKTVFPGLIDAHCHFTGYATDKWKCQLWGTKSWDEIISKISDYAKTAPKEWIYGRGWDQNDWAIKEFPNKEQLDQLFPNRPVYLKRIDGHAAVANQKALDIAGVTKDSKILGGEIEVKNGKLTGILVDNAMLLVEKHIPEIEDKMAIQYFSELQKECFSYGLTSLHDCGITERTLGLLEKAQSQNTLQMKIFALMEDNPDYYDRWIKKGRYTNKNITVGGFKVYSDGALGSRGANLRHDYSDKKDWRGFLLSERTHFENLAKKLKNSNLQMATHAIGDSANRTILQIYGDVLGGKNDRRWRIEHAQIVDKNDFDLFGKYSIIPSVQPTHATSDMYWAEDRLGKERLKYSYAYEDLLKQNGWLPLGTDFPVEEISPLKTFYSAVARKDSKHYPENGFQKENALTREQAIRGMTIWAAKAAFQENEIGSLEPGKSADFIIVDQDLMTVPEVKILDTKVLETYSNGKKVF from the coding sequence ATGGAAAAGAGAAATAGAGTATTATTAATTTTTATGTTGTGTTTCGGATTGATATCGGCACAGAAAAACGCAGATCTCATCATCACCAATGCGAAAATCTACACGGTCAATCAAAATTTTGATACGGTAGAATCGATGGCGATTTCAAAAGGAAAAATTATAGCCGTTGGAAAATCTGCTGATATTCTTAAAAATTACAAATCTTCCAAAGTTCAAGATTTACAGGGGAAAACTGTTTTCCCTGGATTGATCGATGCGCATTGTCATTTCACAGGTTATGCTACCGACAAGTGGAAATGCCAACTTTGGGGAACAAAATCTTGGGACGAGATTATTTCTAAGATTTCAGATTACGCCAAAACTGCTCCTAAGGAATGGATTTACGGACGTGGTTGGGATCAAAATGATTGGGCAATTAAAGAGTTTCCAAATAAAGAACAACTCGATCAATTATTTCCGAACCGTCCGGTTTATTTAAAAAGAATTGATGGGCATGCTGCGGTTGCCAATCAGAAAGCATTAGATATTGCCGGAGTGACAAAAGATTCAAAAATCTTGGGTGGAGAAATCGAAGTTAAGAATGGAAAATTGACTGGAATTTTAGTTGATAACGCAATGCTTTTGGTTGAAAAACATATTCCGGAAATTGAAGATAAAATGGCGATTCAGTATTTTTCTGAATTGCAGAAAGAATGTTTTTCTTACGGATTAACCTCGCTTCATGATTGCGGAATTACAGAAAGAACTTTGGGACTTTTAGAAAAAGCACAATCACAGAATACTTTGCAAATGAAGATTTTCGCTTTGATGGAAGACAATCCTGACTATTACGACCGTTGGATTAAAAAGGGAAGATATACCAATAAAAATATAACTGTTGGTGGATTTAAAGTGTATTCTGATGGAGCATTAGGTTCCAGAGGTGCTAATTTAAGACATGATTATTCGGATAAGAAAGATTGGAGAGGATTTTTATTAAGTGAAAGAACGCATTTCGAAAACCTAGCGAAGAAATTGAAAAATAGTAATTTGCAAATGGCAACTCACGCCATCGGAGATTCTGCAAACAGAACGATTCTTCAAATTTATGGTGATGTTTTAGGCGGTAAAAATGACCGAAGATGGAGAATTGAACACGCCCAAATTGTTGATAAAAACGATTTCGATTTGTTTGGAAAATATTCAATTATTCCTTCTGTTCAGCCGACTCACGCAACTTCCGATATGTATTGGGCAGAAGATCGGTTAGGAAAAGAACGTTTGAAATATTCTTATGCTTACGAAGATTTATTAAAGCAAAATGGTTGGCTTCCTTTGGGAACTGACTTTCCAGTCGAAGAAATTAGTCCATTAAAAACGTTCTATTCTGCTGTGGCAAGAAAGGATTCAAAACATTATCCTGAAAACGGATTTCAAAAAGAAAATGCTTTAACAAGAGAACAGGCAATTCGTGGAATGACGATTTGGGCAGCCAAAGCCGCTTTCCAGGAAAATGAAATCGGAAGTTTAGAACCAGGAAAATCAGCGGATTTTATAATTGTTGACCAAGATTTGATGACGGTTCCGGAAGTTAAAATTTTAGATACTAAAGTTTTAGAAACTTATAGCAACGGAAAGAAAGTTTTCTAA
- a CDS encoding glycosyltransferase family 2 protein, protein MKFLIIIPTHNEEKNVLFTLKSLQQQIFQDFFCVIVNDGSTDKTQQIIEDFIKENSKFKIQNLELSQHEPGAKVVRTFNKGLESVDLIDFDIICKFDADIVFPSDYLMKVNQVYETQPKAGMVSGIVKINKTIFENALVYDFKDEKNRWKFENLSSKNHIRGPIKSYRKECFQAMNGLRPVLGWDNIDVMLAKKNGWETITIKDLWVKHLRPTAYQYKNQKAEKLGEYFYNIGLNLPLTIISSGKSSFKNKSFSEFFTTMKSFLKQKRERSLSKEEIKYIRNLRWQQMFNRK, encoded by the coding sequence ATGAAATTTCTAATCATCATTCCCACGCACAACGAAGAGAAGAATGTTCTTTTCACTTTGAAATCTTTGCAACAACAGATTTTTCAGGATTTTTTCTGCGTCATTGTTAATGATGGTTCTACGGATAAAACGCAGCAAATTATTGAAGATTTTATTAAAGAAAATTCAAAATTTAAAATTCAGAATTTAGAATTATCACAGCATGAACCTGGCGCAAAAGTAGTTCGAACTTTTAATAAAGGATTGGAATCTGTAGATTTAATCGACTTTGATATCATTTGTAAATTCGATGCAGATATTGTTTTTCCGTCGGATTATTTAATGAAAGTCAATCAAGTTTATGAAACGCAACCAAAAGCCGGAATGGTTTCCGGGATTGTCAAAATCAATAAAACAATTTTTGAAAATGCTTTGGTGTACGATTTTAAAGACGAAAAGAACCGATGGAAATTTGAAAATTTATCCTCTAAAAACCATATTCGTGGACCTATAAAATCCTACCGTAAAGAATGTTTTCAGGCTATGAATGGTTTGCGCCCGGTTTTAGGTTGGGATAATATTGATGTGATGTTGGCCAAGAAAAATGGTTGGGAAACCATCACGATTAAAGATTTGTGGGTGAAACATTTAAGACCGACTGCTTATCAATATAAAAATCAGAAAGCCGAAAAACTCGGTGAATACTTTTATAATATCGGTTTGAATTTACCATTAACAATCATTTCCTCCGGAAAATCATCATTTAAAAATAAGTCATTTTCAGAATTCTTCACCACGATGAAATCTTTTTTAAAACAAAAACGAGAACGGTCATTATCAAAAGAAGAAATAAAATATATCAGAAATCTACGCTGGCAACAGATGTTCAATAGAAAATAA
- a CDS encoding YciI family protein has protein sequence MKTVVFYEHADAPMEKFMEVFPRHQVVEDQFLKTGKILGTGAFSIPGEGAMAIFSDRVTAEEFVKQDPFVLEGLIAKVTIKDWNDEIL, from the coding sequence ATGAAAACAGTGGTATTTTATGAGCATGCAGACGCACCAATGGAAAAGTTTATGGAAGTTTTTCCGAGGCATCAAGTAGTAGAAGATCAATTTTTAAAAACGGGAAAAATTTTGGGTACCGGGGCATTTTCAATTCCAGGAGAAGGAGCAATGGCCATTTTTTCCGACCGAGTTACAGCAGAAGAATTTGTGAAGCAAGATCCCTTTGTTTTGGAAGGTTTAATCGCAAAAGTAACCATCAAAGATTGGAACGACGAAATTCTGTAG